A region of Dermochelys coriacea isolate rDerCor1 chromosome 1, rDerCor1.pri.v4, whole genome shotgun sequence DNA encodes the following proteins:
- the SLITRK5 gene encoding SLIT and NTRK-like protein 5, whose amino-acid sequence MCVCRGGSAQAGRGAPCACVPSPAFPSASPAAARLRPGGSHAAHTPNRRLCGLQPRLGPGDFRLRVKMYACCSTVTLEQDPNKKMHIWMLQTIAVALTSLVLSWAESIEYYGEICDKACPCEEKDSILTVSCENRGIISLFEISPPRFPVYHLLLSGNLLNRLYPNQFVNYTGASILHLGSNDIQDIETGAFHGLRGLRRLHLNNNKLELLRDDTFLGLESLEYLQVDYNYISTIEPNAFSKLHLLQVLILNDNLLSSLPNNLFRFVPLTHLDLRGNRLKLLPYLGLLQHMDKVVELQLEENPWNCSCELIALKDWLDSISYSALVGDVVCETPFRLHGRDLDEVSKQELCPRRLISDYEMRPQTPLSTTGYFHTTPASVNSVATSSSAVYKSPLKPPKGTRQPNKTRVRPTSRLPSKDLGYSNYGPSIAYQTKSPVPLECPTACTCNLQISDLGLNVNCQERKIESISELQPKPYNPKKMYLTENYIALVRRADFLDATGLDLLHLGNNRISVIQDRAFGDLTNLRRLYLNGNRIERLSAELFSGLQSLQYLFLQYNVIRDIEAGTFESVPNLQLLFLNNNLLRSLPANIFSGLTLYRLSLRSNHFSYLPVSGVLDQLKSLLQIDLHENPWDCTCDVVGMKLWLEQLNTGVLVDQVICESPKKFAQSDMRTIRSELLCPDYSDIVVSTPTPSSIQLPGGSTLFSATVRLNGTGEAGGAAPSGGGGGSPSSSVPLSVLILSLLLVFIMSVFVAAGLFVLVMKRRKKGQGDPASANNSDVSSFNMQYSVYGSGHHHHPAPPPPRHPRGGGPALPKVKTPAGHVYEYVPHPLGHMCKNPIYRSREGNAGEDYKDLHELKVTYSNHHLQQGPPPPGEGEPRRSPTYSVSTIEPREELLSPVQDADRFYRGILEPDKHSSSSLGTPGNNLPDYPKFPAAYTYSPNYDLMRPHQYLHPGAGDSRLRETVLYSPPSTVYVEPNRNEYLELKAKLNAEPDYLEVLEKQTTFSQF is encoded by the coding sequence GAGTTAAAATGTACGCTTGCTGCTCTACAGTAACTTTGGAACAGGACCCCAACAAAAAAATGCATATCTGGATGCTGCAGACGATAGCGGTTGCTTTAACATCGCTAGTCCTGTCGTGGGCAGAAAGCATCGAGTATTATGGGGAAATCTGCGATAAGGCGTGTCCTTGCGAGGAAAAGGACAGCATCTTAACGGTGAGCTGTGAAAACAGAGGGATCATCAGCCTTTTCGAGATCAGCCCACCAAGATTCCCTGTCTATCACCTCTTGTTGTCTGGGAACCTTTTAAACAGACTCTACCCAAACCAGTTTGTTAATTACACTGGGGCTTCGATTTTGCATTTAGGGAGCAATGACATACAAGACATCGAAACGGGGGCCTTTCATGGTCTGCGGGGCTTAAGGAGGCTGCACCTGAACAATAACAAGCTGGAATTATTAAGGGATGACACTTTCCTTGGTCTGGAGAGTTTGGAGTATCTACAAGTCGATTATAATTACATCAGCACTATTGAACCCAATGCTTTCAGCAAActgcatttgctgcaggtgttgATCCTCAATGATAACCTCCTCTCCAGTTTGCCCAACAACCTTTTCCGTTTTGTGCCCTTAACTCACCTGGACTTGAGGGGTAACCGGCTGAAGCTGCtgccctacctgggccttttgcAGCACATGGATAAAGTGGTGGAGCTGCAGCTAGAGGAGAACCCCTGGAATTGTTCTTGCGAGTTGATCGCTCTGAAGGATTGGCTAGACAGTATCTCCTACTCGGCTCTGGTGGGGGACGTGGTTTGTGAAACCCCTTTCCGCTTGCACGGCCGAGACTTGGATGAGGTCTCCAAGCAGGAGCTTTGTCCTAGGAGGCTCATCTCGGATTATGAAATGCGGCCCCAGACACCTTTGAGCACCACAGGGTATTTCCACACTACCCCGGCCTCGGTCAACTCCGTGGCCACTTCTTCCTCGGCTGTTTACAAATCCCCCTTGAAGCCCCCTAAAGGGACCCGTCAACCCAACAAGACCAGAGTGCGCCCCACCTCCCGCCTGCCCTCCAAAGACCTGGGATACAGCAACTACGGCCCCAGCATCGCCTACCAGACCAAATCCCCGGTGCCTTTGGAATGTCCCACCGCTTGCACTTGCAACCTGCAGATCTCCGACCTGGGCCTCAATGTCAATTGCCAGGAGAGGAAGATCGAAAGTATCTccgagctccagcccaaaccctaCAACCCCAAGAAGATGTATTTGACCGAGAACTACATCGCCCTGGTGCGCAGGGCGGATTTCCTGGACGCCACCGGGCTGGATTTGTTGCACCTGGGCAACAACCGGATTTCGGTCATTCAGGACCGGGCCTTTGGGGATCTAACTAATTTGAGAAGACTCTATCTGAACGGGAACCGCATCGAGCGGCTGAGCGCGGAGCTGTTCTCCGGGCTGCAGAGCCTGCAGTACCTCTTCCTGCAGTACAACGTCATCCGGGACATCGAGGCGGGCACCTTTGAGTCAGTCCCCAACCTCCAGCTCTTGTTTTTGAACAACAACCTGCTGAGATCTTTGCCCGCCAACATTTTTTCCGGCCTGACTCTCTACAGGCTGAGCCTGAGGAGCAACCACTTCTCCTACCTGCCTGTGAGCGGGGTGCTGGACCAGCTGAAATCCCTGCTGCAGATCGACCTGCACGAGAACCCTTGGGATTGCACCTGCGACGTGGTGGGCATGAAgctgtggctggagcagctcaaCACCGGGGTGCTGGTGGACCAGGTCATCTGTGAGTCCCCCAAGAAGTTCGCCCAGAGCGACATGCGGACCATCAGGTCGGAGCTGCTGTGCCCGGACTACTCCGACATCGTcgtctccacccccaccccttcctccatccaGCTGCCGGGCGGGAGCACCCTTTTCTCCGCCACCGTGCGGCTCAACGGCACGGGCGAGGCGGGGGGCGCGGCGCCCTCGGGCGGCGGGGGAGGATCCCCCTCGTCCTCGGTGCCGCTGTCGGTGCTGATCCTGAGCCTGCTGCTGGTGTTCATCATGTCGGTGTTCGTGGCGGCGGGGCTCTTCGTGCTGGTGATGAAGCGGCGGAAGAAGGGCCAGGGCGACCCGGCCAGCGCCAACAACTCCGACGTGAGCTCCTTCAACATGCAGTACAGCGTCTACGGCAgcggccaccaccaccacccggcgccgccgccgccccgccaCCCGCGCGGCGGCGGCCCGGCCCTGCCCAAGGTAAAGACCCCCGCCGGCCACGTGTACGAGTACGTCCCGCACCCGCTGGGCCACATGTGCAAGAACCCCATCTACCGCTCCCGGGAGGGCAACGCGGGCGAGGATTACAAAGACCTGCACGAGCTCAAGGTCACCTACAGCAACCACCACTTGCAGCAAGGGCCTCCgcccccgggggagggggagccccggCGGAGCCCCACTTACAGCGTCAGCACCATCGAGCCCCGGGAGGAGCTGCTCTCCCCGGTGCAAGACGCCGATCGCTTTTACAGGGGCATTTTGGAGCCCGATAAACACTCCTCCTCCTCGCTGGGCACCCCCGGCAATAATCTCCCCGATTACCCCAAGTTCCCCGCCGCCTACACTTACTCCCCCAACTATGACCTTATGCGGCCCCATCAGTACTTGCACCCCGGGGCGGGGGACAGCAGGCTCCGGGAGACGGTGCTCTACAGCCCCCCGAGTACTGTCTATGTAGAGCCCAACAGGAACGAGTATCTGGAGTTAAAAGCAAAACTAAACGCAGAGCCGGACTACCTCGAAGTGCTGGAAAAACAGACCACATTTAGCCAGTTCTGA